A genomic region of Candidatus Buchananbacteria bacterium contains the following coding sequences:
- a CDS encoding type VII secretion protein EccB, with product MRHHYPTTILKLSLATVAFFILGGVTAQARTFDPSNIITDDDLINKSALSKTAIQKFLERENSVLSRYSQIVNGQTLKASEIIWQISQNHTINPKFLLTTLEKEQALVSKTQATEKALDWATGYSCYGGGCNEKHRGFYNQVDAAAETQQIYWQKAGQFNFKVGQTTKSFDGYPVTPANQATANLYIYTPYVGYSPELGVTAPYGGNRLFWRIWNRYFTDQKFLDGQILTDGSSYWLIEKNQKRKFASKEIFFQDHTSDQAIRVGSTDLAAYPDGPAVSFANNTLVKSDASGQIYLLSDGTKRAIVDNAALALLNDFRIAISENEIPTVSERQLDNYPLGSLIFSTSVYPQGKLFKDETGTIWQVKDGLKHFVDTPVWQNRFDSEAPEDTTASTLEKYPTGAPVKLKDGTFTLSTNTGIYYLISDGARMKIEDLTIFDRIFGPEKKNSALRVSTELLEAHDAGEVIDYVDDTVKDTDVPNSGPTPPAPAGAYAGTFATMLPEGLIMMTGQKQTVTVTFKNTGSTPWQQGNVWLQVTDKDKTSSTFGVVNKIDFAENSVSTSQLATFTFELAAPTEQSGLLSQEFGIYYSKNGVPTKIASIGKFVIVKPGAAAQIVEHNIPVAVRNTWRPIQITMKIQNNSTDITWLARKTALEITNDDGSTSYFHDPNDWINKTTAAAAVNKTYIKPGEIGEFKFTLDPRGIKRGNYILKFGLKLLDQNGKEIFLNGEQNWRREIRVD from the coding sequence ATGCGACATCATTATCCAACAACTATTCTAAAATTAAGCCTGGCCACCGTGGCTTTTTTCATCTTGGGCGGGGTTACAGCCCAAGCCAGGACGTTTGATCCAAGCAACATTATCACCGACGATGATTTGATTAACAAAAGTGCGCTGTCAAAAACTGCCATACAAAAATTTTTGGAGCGCGAAAATAGCGTTTTATCGCGCTACAGCCAAATTGTTAACGGTCAAACGCTTAAAGCGTCAGAAATCATCTGGCAAATCAGTCAAAATCACACTATCAATCCAAAATTCCTTTTGACGACACTTGAAAAGGAACAAGCATTAGTCAGTAAAACACAGGCCACGGAAAAAGCGCTGGACTGGGCAACCGGTTACAGCTGCTACGGCGGCGGGTGCAATGAAAAGCACCGGGGGTTTTACAACCAAGTTGATGCCGCGGCTGAAACTCAACAAATCTACTGGCAGAAAGCGGGGCAGTTTAATTTTAAAGTCGGACAAACCACTAAAAGTTTTGACGGCTACCCCGTTACGCCGGCCAATCAGGCAACGGCTAATTTGTATATCTACACTCCGTATGTCGGCTATTCGCCGGAACTGGGTGTCACGGCGCCGTATGGTGGCAACCGGCTCTTCTGGCGAATTTGGAACCGTTACTTTACCGACCAAAAATTCTTAGACGGTCAAATTTTAACTGACGGTTCATCATATTGGTTAATTGAAAAAAATCAAAAACGAAAGTTTGCTTCAAAAGAAATTTTCTTCCAAGACCACACCAGTGACCAGGCAATCCGAGTTGGCTCGACGGATCTTGCGGCTTATCCTGATGGCCCGGCCGTTAGTTTTGCCAACAACACACTGGTAAAGTCAGATGCTTCGGGGCAAATTTATCTGCTGTCTGATGGCACTAAGCGGGCCATCGTCGACAATGCCGCCCTGGCTTTACTAAACGACTTTCGCATTGCTATAAGTGAAAATGAAATTCCAACCGTTTCTGAGCGGCAGCTTGATAACTACCCACTAGGAAGTTTAATTTTTAGCACTTCGGTGTACCCACAGGGTAAATTGTTCAAGGACGAAACCGGAACAATTTGGCAGGTAAAAGATGGTTTAAAACACTTTGTTGACACACCGGTCTGGCAAAATCGTTTTGATTCCGAAGCCCCAGAAGACACTACTGCTTCAACGCTAGAAAAATACCCGACTGGCGCACCAGTCAAACTTAAAGACGGCACGTTTACCCTCAGTACTAATACCGGCATCTACTACCTGATTTCAGACGGCGCGCGCATGAAAATTGAAGACTTAACAATTTTTGATCGTATTTTTGGGCCCGAAAAAAAGAACAGCGCCCTGCGCGTTTCAACCGAGCTACTTGAAGCTCACGACGCCGGTGAAGTAATCGACTATGTTGATGACACCGTTAAAGACACTGATGTACCAAACTCTGGGCCCACGCCCCCAGCCCCTGCCGGCGCTTATGCCGGAACGTTTGCCACCATGCTGCCCGAAGGGTTAATTATGATGACCGGACAAAAACAAACAGTTACGGTTACCTTCAAAAATACCGGTTCAACCCCCTGGCAACAAGGCAATGTGTGGCTTCAGGTTACTGATAAGGATAAAACCAGCTCAACGTTTGGTGTTGTCAACAAAATTGACTTTGCCGAAAACTCTGTTTCAACTAGTCAGCTAGCAACATTTACGTTTGAATTAGCTGCCCCGACTGAACAAAGCGGATTATTAAGCCAGGAATTTGGTATCTACTACAGCAAAAATGGCGTGCCAACCAAAATTGCTTCTATTGGCAAATTCGTGATTGTAAAGCCGGGTGCGGCGGCGCAAATTGTTGAACATAACATCCCAGTTGCTGTCCGTAATACTTGGCGGCCGATTCAAATTACCATGAAAATCCAAAACAACAGCACCGACATCACTTGGTTAGCTAGAAAAACAGCTCTTGAAATTACCAACGACGACGGTTCAACTAGTTATTTTCATGACCCTAATGACTGGATCAACAAAACTACCGCGGCAGCGGCCGTCAATAAAACATATATCAAACCTGGTGAAATCGGGGAATTTAAATTCACCCTTGACCCGCGCGGTATTAAGCGCGGAAACTATATCCTGAAATTCGGGCTCAAATTACTTGATCAAAATGGCAAAGAAATTTTCTTAAATGGCGAGCAAAACTGGAGACGAGAAATTAGAGTTGATTAA